The following proteins are co-located in the Vigna unguiculata cultivar IT97K-499-35 chromosome 9, ASM411807v1, whole genome shotgun sequence genome:
- the LOC114196014 gene encoding uncharacterized protein LOC114196014 codes for MDTVHANPASSSPQTHVVQIASADQLPHPSRHILQDRSEYLQKCVPLYKLALRGDWNEAKRMIDEDTSLLNAAITREWGTLLHVVAGTNHVHFVNQLVKLLNPGDLELRNFNGNTAFCYAAASGNMEIAATMIKKNEGLPKIRGGAEATPLYMAVLQGKGEMARHLYPLSTNILEEDDFTMLFFLCIKTELYDIALQIVQEHPMLALARDENNDTGLHLLARKTCCGFSVRGEWYLPNQILNSGMKATPFVELVERLWRILFDQDYDETELRAFISHPSQITFDAAQVGNFEFLDTLMRSYPDLLWEVDQRNRTIIHIAVLHRHSKIYSLIHGLGSIKDFIATFEDDERNNILHYAAMLSPPDKLSLISGAALQMTHELLWFQEVKKIMLLLNIEKKNGEGKTPREIFAEKHKELLSKAESWTKSTAINCMLVSALITTGVFTATFMVPGGNNKKTANPNYLQEQAFLVFSLSVACALISASASILMFLSILISSYAEDECFKSLPYKLLFGMATQIISITTMMISFGAAFYITFSHGLTRVPFSIFVLSFLPLPLFKPLWSDIIYSSYLCMSLF; via the exons ATGGACACCGTACATGCGAACCCTGCATCGTCATCACCACAAACACATGTTGTTCAGATTGCTTCAGCTGATCAACTTCCACACCCTTCTCGTCACATTCTTCAAGATAGAA GTGAATACTTGCAGAAATGTGTACCCCTTTATAAGCTAGCACTGAGAGGTGATTGGAATGAAGCCAAGCGCATGATAGATGAAGACACTAGTCTCTTAAACGCAGCCATAACAAGGGAATGGGGTACACTACTTCACGTTGTGGCAGGAACAAACCATGTTCACTTTGTGAATCAATTGGTTAAGTTACTTAACCCAGGTGATCTGGAACTGCGAAATTTCAATGGAAACACAGCGTTTTGCTACGCTGCTGCATCTGGAAACATGGAAATTGCTGCTACGATGATCAAGAAAAATGAAGGCTTACCCAAAATCAGGGGCGGAGCAGAAGCCACTCCTCTTTACATGGCTGTCTTGCAGGGAAAAGGTGAAATGGCAAGGCATCTTTACCCTCTCAGTACCAACATTTTAGAAGAAGATGACTTCACCATGCTGTTCTTCCTCTGCATAAAAACTGAGTTGTATG ATATAGCTTTGCAAATTGTACAAGAACACCCAATGCTGGCATTGGCAAGGGATGAGAACAACGACACAGGCTTGCATCTCTTGGCTCGAAAGACTTGTTGTGGTTTTAGTGTTCGTGGTGAATGGTATCTTCCAAACCAGATCTTGAACTCTG GCATGAAGGCAACTCCATTCGTCGAACTTGTTGAGCGTCTTTGGAGAATTCTTTTCGACCAAGATTACGATGAAACAGAGTTGAGGGCTTTCATAAGTCATCCATCACAAATAACATTTGATGCTGCACAAGTTGGAAATTTTGAATTCTTAGATACACTTATGAGGTCATACCCTGATTTATTATGGGAAGTGGATCAAAGAAACCGAACCATAATTCACATTGCTGTTCTCCACCGCCATTCAAAAATCTATAGTTTAATACACGGACTAGGCTCCATCAAAGATTTCATAGCAACTTTTGAGGACGATGAAAGAAACAACATATTGCATTATGCTGCTATGTTGTCACCTCCAGACAAACTCAGCTTAATTTCTGGAGCAGCTCTTCAAATGACACATGAATTACTATGGTTCCAG GAGGTGAAGAAAATAATGCTGCTGTtaaatatagagaagaaaaacgGTGAAGGCAAAACTCCTCGTGAAATATTTGCTGAGAAGCACAAAGAACTATTATCAAAGGCAGAATCATGGACAAAGAGCACAGCCATTAACTGCATGCTTGTATCTGCACTCATAACCACAGGAGTTTTCACTGCTACATTTATGGTACCTGGtggcaacaacaaaaaaacagCAAATCCTAACTATTTGCAGGAACAAGCATTCCTCGTATTTTCATTATCAGTTGCATGTGCACTGATATCAGCATCAGCTTCCATACTAATGTTCTTGTCCATCCTCATTTCAAGTTATGCAGAGGATGAATGTTTCAAGTCCCTCCCTTACAAGTTACTCTTTGGTATGGCCACACAAATCATCTCCATCACAACCATGATGATATCGTTCGGTGCTGCTTTTTACATAACATTTTCTCATGGTTTAACGCGGGTTCCGTTTTCTATTTTCGTGCTTTCGTTTCTGCCATTACCCTTGTTCAAACCACTGTGGTCAgatattatttattcttcttATCTTTGTATGTCTCTATTTTGA
- the LOC114164654 gene encoding mediator of RNA polymerase II transcription subunit 18-like, with protein MECVVQGIIETQHVEALEILLQGLCGVQRERLRIHEICLKSGPHLGSVPSEVRLLCDLEQAEPSWTVRHVGGAMRGAGAEQISVLVRSMVESKTSKNVLRLFYTLGYKLDHELLRVGFSFNFFRGAQITVTVSSINKMLKLHATDEAVPVTPGIQMVEVTAPAAAETYTEVAAAVSSFCEYLAPLLHLSKPGISTGVVATAAAAAASLMSDGGGTTL; from the exons ATGGAATGTGTGGTTCAGGGAATCATAGAGACACAG CATGTTGAGGCTTTAGAGATTCTTCTTCAAGGACTATGTGGTGTTCAGAGAGAACGATTGAGGATACATGAAATATGTCTCAAGAGTGGTCCACATCTTG GCAGTGTACCCTCAGAGGTTCGGCTTCTGTGTGACCTAGAGCAAGCTGAACCTTCGTG GACTGTTAGACATGTAGGTGGTGCAATGAGGGGTGCAGGTGCAGAGCAAATTTCTGTTCTGGTTAGGTCAATGGTGGAAAGCAAAACAAGCAAAAATGTTCTTCGTTTGTTTTATACACTGGGGTACAAACTAGATCATGAGCTGCTGAGGGTGGGATTCTCCTTCAATTTCTTCAGGGGTGCACAAATCACTGTAACAGTTTCATCAATCAATAAAATGCTGAAGTTACATGCAACTGACGAGGCGGTGCCAGTAACACCTGGTATACAAATGGTCGAAGTAACAGCACCTGCAGCTGCTGAAACCTACACTGAAGTTGCTGCTGCTGTGTCATCCTTTTGTGAATACCTTGCACC GCTTCTCCACCTGTCGAAACCAGGCATTTCGACCGGTGTTGTAGCTACTGCTGCTGCAGCTGCTGCATCTCTAATGTCAGATGGTGGGGGCACAACATTGTAA
- the LOC114164653 gene encoding uncharacterized protein LOC114164653, which yields MAMAVGNTTNPEELQIVIHRFASVQCRSPSCDLLQNTRDYVKKCAPIYNLAIKGDWKEARTMLMADSRLATAAISQGWATLLHVAAEANQLHFVEELVQQLNPYDLELQDFKGNTAFCFAAAIGNVKIAEAMVRRNRSLPTIRGGEGLTPLHMAALQGKSEMAWYLYPYTVHNFHAEDWDLLFFLSINTAIYDLALKMLQDNPMLALARNENEETGLHVLARKSSAFSCEGRRCPNQFMNSRKNQSLALQLVRCLWDTLVSLDCTEIQLIRVINEPSQVIFIAAEVGNCEIILELAKSYPDLPWEVNDKNQSIFHIAVLYRHATIFNLIHEIRSIRNFVVTYEDADQNNLLHCAAKLAPPNQLNLVSGAAFQMMHELRWYEEVKKVMPPCFIEKRNFNGKTPRELFTEEHAELLTKAESWMKSVANSCMIVSTLIATEVCTAAFSIPRGDDDENGNPNCNAIIFIIFAISDATSLISSSISILIFLSMLTIARYAEDDFFMSLPMKLICGLVTLFISIASMMVAFSTAFFITYAHGHNWVPTFISVLALAPITLFTFLLFPLWSDIVYSAYFSRSIFRPNKHVLY from the exons ATGGCTATGGCAGTTGGAAACACAACAAATCCAGAAGAATTACAGATAGTGATTCATAGATTTGCTTCAGTTCAATGCAGAAGTCCTTCATGTGATCTATTACAGAATACAA GGGATTATGTGAAAAAATGTGCTCCCATTTACAACCTTGCAATTAAAGGGGACTGGAAAGAAGCAAGAACCATGTTAATGGCGGATAGCAGGTTGGCCACTGCTGCTATCTCACAAGGATGGGCCACACTGCTTCACGTAGCAGCAGAAGCAAATCAGTTGCACTTCGTGGAGGAACTGGTGCAACAACTCAACCCCTATGACTTAGAACTACAAGACTTCAAAGGAAACACAGCTTTCTGCTTTGCTGCAGCAATTGGCAATGTCAAAATTGCAGAAGCCATGGTCCGAAGAAATAGAAGTTTGCCAACTATAAGAGGTGGAGAAGGACTCACCCCACTTCACATGGCTGCTTTACAGGGAAAAAGTGAAATGGCATGGTATCTCTACCCTTATACGGTTCACAACTTCCATGCTGAAGATTGGGATCTGTTGTTCTTTCTTTCTATCAACACTGCCATTTATG ATTTAGCTTTGAAGATGTTACAAGATAATCCCATGTTAGCACTCGCTCGGAATGAGAACGAGGAAACAGGGTTGCATGTTTTGGCACGAAAATCTTCTGCTTTTAGTTGTGAAGGTCGAAGGTGTCCAAATCAGTTCATGAACTCAC GTAAGAATCAAAGTTTGGCTCTCCAACTTGTAAGGTGTCTTTGGGATACCCTAGTTTCTCTTGATTGCACAGAGATACAATTGATACGAGTCATAAACGAGCCGTCTCAAGTAATATTCATTGCCGCTGAAGTAGGAAACTGTGAGATTATACTTGAGTTGGCTAAATCTTACCCAGATCTCCCATGGGAAGTTAATGACAAAAATCAAAGCATATTTCACATTGCAGTTTTGTATCGCCATGCAACCATATTTAATCTCATACATGAAATAAGATCAATCAGGAATTTTGTGGTAACATATGAGGATGCAGATCAAAACAATTTACTGCATTGTGCTGCAAAATTAGCACCACCAAACCAACTTAACTTGGTGTCTGGAGCAGCTTTTCAGATGATGCACGAGTTACGGTGGTACGAG GAGGTGAAGAAGGTGATGCCACCTTGTTTCATAGAGAAGAGAAATTTCAATGGTAAAACTCCTCGTGAACTCTTCACCGAAGAGCATGCAGAGTTACTGACAAAAGCTGAATCTTGGATGAAGAGCGTGGCAAACTCTTGCATGATAGTTTCAACACTTATTGCTACAGAAGTGTGCACCGCAGCATTCAGCATTCCACgtggtgatgatgatgaaaatggAAACCCCAACTGCAATGCTATCATCTTCATAATATTTGCAATCTCAGATGCAACTTCTCTGATATCATCTTCAATCTCAATTCTTATTTTCTTGTCCATGCTTACCATAGCTCGTTATGCAGAGGATGACTTCTTCATGTCTCTGCCAATGAAGCTGATATGTGGATTGGTTACACTGTTTATCTCCATAGCGAGCATGATGGTCGCATTTAGCACTGCTTTCTTCATAACTTATGCTCATGGCCACAATTGGGTGCCAACCTTCATTTCTGTACTTGCACTTGCACCAATCACCTTATTCACATTTCTTCTGTTTCCCTTATGGTCAGACATTGTTTACTCAGCCTATTTCTCTAGATCTATATTTCGGCCAAATAAGCACGTTCTGTACTAG